The nucleotide sequence acacagaaacatgaaTGTATGATACATACGTCTGTGTGTctcgtctgtctgtgtgtgtgtctcgtctgtctgtgtgtgtgtctcgtctgtctgtgtgtgtgtctcgtctgtctgtgtgtgtgtctcgtctgtctgtgtgtgtgtctcgtctgtctgtgtgtgtgtctcgtctgtctgtgtgtgtgtgtgtgtgttttggcggtgtgtgtgtcaggttgcCCAACGTTGCGTTACTGTTCCATTTtctgtgtataaatatttaattgtggATCAACTGGGTAAAACAAACTCTgctatttaacacacacacacacacacacacacacacacacacacacacacacacacacacagagtcctgAAGCCGGTGCAATAAATTCACTAATCAtaaatgtttgtaaatgttGCACCCTTGTGGTGACACTCAGTGATGCGTCCATATGAGCAGGAGCCTGCAGCagcccctctctctcacacacacacacacacacacacacacacacacacacacacacacacacagtcaccgCCAAAACAGACacagccaaaacacacacagacacactcacacacacacagacaccacaaaacacacacactgctgaggaACAGGagtgtctgtttgtcttttgctgTTTTATCAACAGGTTCACTTTGTCCATTTCACAAGcctcatgtacacacacacacacacacacacacacacacacacacacacagaatatttTACACTAATGTATGGGTAAACTTATTCTGATTTATAGTGACTTACTCTCTCCGACGgataaacacagacagacagacgggtggAATTTCAGTTAAACTGGGTAAAATGTTGCCTCTTATGCTGACCTTTAAACTTTGACCTTTAGGGTTGGTGTCGAGTGAGAAGGCAAGTATGAGTTATCTTCTCAGTCGTCCAGGGGGCGGGGCTGCAGCAGTGGTGGCAGTGGGCGGAGCTCCAGAGAGTCTGGAGGCACGTCCCGGGGCACTGACATTACAACTACTGCAAAGGAAAGGCTTCATTAAACTCGCACTTAAACAtgggtacgtgtgtgtgtgtgtgtgtgtgtgtgtgtgtgtgtgtgtgtgtgtgtgtgtgtgtgtgcagatatacagtacatacgtgCATGggtctgactgtgtgtgtgtgtgtgtgtgtgtgtgtgtgtgtgtgtgtgtgtgtgtgtgtgtgtgtgcagatatacagtacatatgtgcATGggtctgactgtgtgtgtgtgtgtgtgtgtgtagagcagggTTGGTTCCTGTGTTCTCTTTCGGGGAAAACGAGTTGTTTGATCAGATGGAGAACCCTGTAGGCTCCGCCCTCCGCCGGGTTCAGGACCGCCTCCAGAGGATTATGGGTGTGGCTTTGCCTCTGTTTCATGCCAGAGGAGTGTTTCAGTACAGCTTTGGCCTGTTACCCTATAGGAAACCTATACACACCGTgggtatgacacacacacacacacacacacacacacacacacacacacagcttttctGGAGCAGTAAATCTAATTATTTTGCTCCTGTCTGCAGTGGGAAGGCCGATCCATGTGGAGCTGAATCCGTCTCCAACTAAACAGGACATCGAGACTCTTCACCAGCGCTACATGGAGGTCAGtcactgacagagagagagatgtggagTGGATGCACAAGTTTACACGCCCCGTTACTGCACAATTTTGTCAAAACACTTCATTTTAATCTTTTCACCTGTAATCTGACACAGCGTCTCACATCTACGCGCAGCAACACACACGTAACCATAACTGATACACAGCTTACACTCCTGAGCTGATAATGCTTATAACTTCTTAACAACTtattaacaacacacacacacacacatagacacctGGAGCATCTTTGCAGGGAAGAGtgcaattatgtgtgtgtgtgtgtgtgtgtgtgtgtgtgtacaatctTGTTTCTCGTCTCTACAGGGTCTGACTGAGCTTTTTGAGGAAAACAAGGAGAAGTTTGGCATCGATAAAGACAAACACCTTGAATTTATCTGAAAgccgtctgtctgtccgtctgccGGGAGTTTTAACTCCCAGCCTGTGATTGGTTAGTGATGTGTATgtggttaaataaaaacagatcaCTTTTTCTGCATTTGTGCATTTGTTTACGTCGAGTCTTCAGgggaaataaaaacttttttattagaaaCATCTCGAAACATTTGAATAGAATGTACAATGTATTTCTAaaatgaaacatggtggtgAATTGGTGTATATGGTGAACTCATTATTAAACAGAACAAACCTTTAGTGCAACGTGTTCATCAgtctgtccatgtgtgtgtgttcagcccTGCTGTGTACTCGAAAATatcatttatacacatttcttcACATCTTTTGAACTTGTTTCCAGAATTATTAgattctgtgaagctgctttgtgacagtgaTGGTTGTTTAAagtactatataataaaacctaAACTGAATTACTGCGTGTGACATCTGAAGATTTTCTTTATCGATCTTGAAATTCTAACTTTAGTGCTGGACGGAAACTGAAATATTTACAGCGATCAAGTCAATTATCGTCATTTCAGTTAAATGCTGCAGGGTCGGTGTGCAGTGAAACAAAATGCTGTTACACATGACTACAACGCAGGACTACATGAAgtgtacacacagtacagtactacAGCACTGGAGCCATGTTCACTTATTCACAAactattttttgttctttttagcTTGAAAACTGAATCTTTATCATCTATTATGTTGTACTTTATGGAACTGGCATTATCTTCTTCTCCAGCCCAACTaatcccctacacacacacatacacctctAACTCCAACTCTCACCGTCTCCATTGTTCAGTCAGGGGAGGATCTCTTGACCTGGGTGGACTGAGATATGAGGAACTTACCAACTTCCCTCAGACTGAAGAAACTACTTGGATGAGAAGTGTAACGTTTTTACTGAATAAGACTGTTGACgtgactcaacttccagataacTGACCAACGTTTTAACATTTatctttgttaaatgttaaactttcaCACCACATTAGTCATaactaataaacattaaattatctcattttgctttgctttgtttcctctcactcactcagcaGTCTAAAACATGTACATCATAATAATCTATTCTGTTTAGCTTCACGGACCGAATAAATGGAACAGGAACTGATGGTTGAAAGTCACACACGGCTCAGGAGTGTGAACTGTTCTGTgataatgacaattgttaaaagcgctatacaaataaaattaaaattttaactggtttgtgtttttaactgtgattatttacactaaaacaagcatctgtttgttttttactttaattaattgATGAACAAACAAATGCATTATCTGGAATTTTTTACTCTTTATGGAGTTCAGATTGTTGTTTAACAATTCCTTACAGTCACATGACtgtgaatatttattttatatatatatatatatatatatatacacacacacacacagtgaggtcaataagtatttgatccccctgagattttgtaagttctcttacttagaaatcatggaggatctacaattttcagcataggtgtaTTTACACTgcgagagacagaatctaaaatccttaaattacattgtatgattttttaacaatttatttgtgaattactgtgttcaataagtatttgatcacttgcttatcagccagatttctgaccctcaaagacctgttattgtgcttttaaatagtccagctacactctgctcatgattctaaattagtagcacctgtttgaggtcgttatcTGTCATAAAGTCACCTGttcaccccacaatcagccaaagtctaagtagatacatggggtatcaatgatgctaagaatggtgaagaatcagcccagaactacacgggaggagctggtcaatgtcGTGAAGAGAATGATCGTTTCCAAGACtaccatcagtaatacactaagacgtcatggtttaaaatcctgcatcgcacggaaggttcccctgatTAAGTCAGctcatgtccaggcccgtctgaagtttgccagggaccatctggatgatccagaggagtcatgggagaaagtcctgtggtcagatgagaccaaagtagaactttttgacTTCTGTAATTGTTGACAAAGGCTTCTGtaccaaatattaaaatttttgattcaagtgatcaaatacttattaaacacagtaattcacaaataaattgtttaaaaatcatacaatgtgattttcgggtttttttctttttagattctgtctctcacagtggaaatgcacctatgctgaaaattgtagaccctccatgatttctaagtaagagaacttcaCAGGATAACtaaaaatcacagggtgatcaaatacttattgacctcactctgtgtgtgtgtgtgtgtgtgtgtgtgtgtatataacgTTACTgtggtaataataaataaatacatttatagtttattttataacttttatcAATGTGACTACTAAAGTGATCTTTTATTCTAACTTTATATACAATCAGGCAAAAACATTTCTACaaattttatgtgtatatattaaaatttgttagtAATATCTCCTGTATTTCATACATAAAGTATTTTAGCATGTTGTTACAtaatacatttacttttttcccttatgtgtatttgtgtatatttgtgtatatttgtgtatatttgtttattattgtgtatatttgtgtataattgtgtattattgtgtatttgtgtatatttgtgtaatattgtgtatgtgtgtatatttgtgtatatttgtgtattattgtgtatatttgtgtattattgtgtatatttgtgtatatttgtgtattattgtgtattattgtgtattattgtgtattattgtgtataggTCTCAGCACTGATTTTTGTGCTGGAATTTGACGCTCCTGCTGATTTGGTGTGATGTTACTGCTGGCCACCAGGTGGAGACAAAAACTAACGTAAAACAAAGCAGGAGTAAATTTGTTTTTGTAgattattttttgcattattattgttaataataataataataataataataataatgtgtatgATGTTCTGTACAGTGTGCACTAATTACAGTTTGTACCCTCCAAAGATTAATAGCTTTTACACATCAAtgttacagtgtaataaatGAAACCACTAATTTAATTCAGATTCATTACTATAGAAATGTGAACAGATGTTATTATCACAAAGcgactttacacaatcaaatttatttaaaatgtgaaaaatgtgtatgaatcagaattagggattgtccctaatgagcaagtcATAACGGGTTTAAGGgcgaggaacacacacacacacacacacacacacacaccctacagaACAGCGCATGGTGATGTGTACAGGGTGTGTTCGTCCTGTTTCAGAGCCTGGAGCTCCTCCATGGGGACCAGCACACATCtcatgtccagtgtgtgtgtgtgtgtgtgtgtgtgtgtactcctcCATGGGGACCAGCACACATCtcatgtccagtgtgtgtgtgtgtgtgtgtgtgtgtgtactcctcCATGGGGACCAGCACACATCTCatgcccagtgtgtgtgtgtgtgtgtgtgtgtactcctcCATGGGGACCAGCACACATCTCatgcccagtgtgtgtgtgtgtgtgtgtgtgtactcctcCATGGGGACCAGCACACATCTCatgcccagtgtgtgtgtgtgtgtgtgtgtgtactcctcCATGGGGACCAGCACACATCtcatgtccagtgtgtgtgtgcgtgtgtgtgtgtactcctcCATGGGGACCAGCACACATCtcatgtccagtgtgtgtgtgtgtgtgtgtactcctcCATGGGGACCAGCACACATCtcatgtccagtgtgtgtgtgtgtgtgtgtgtgtgtgtgtactcagtCCTGCAGGGAGCTGAACCCGGAGCTGGAGTGCACTGACATTGtgagcaggagtgtgtgtgtgtgtgtgtgatggaggcTGCACCAACTGCGCGCGTGCCAATCGCACCCTGAGCACgaggggcggaacttccgggtTTGGgcagaaaaacaggaaaaacaggCAGAATAGAGAGTTATCGGGAGTTTAAACACTGCGGGAGTTTCAGTGCGGAGACCGGAGAGCttaacttacacacacacacacacacacagcgcgcgcACGGACTCGAGTGTGACTCGGCTCGGGGAAGAAACTTCAGAGGGacggagagtgtgtgtgtgtgtgtgtgagagagagagagtgtgtgtgtgtgtgtgtggagcttcaGGACAGGAGGACTCCGGTGCACGCGAGCGGATCTGTCCAGAGCACGCGCTGACACTCTGTAACGCAGCCGGACCGAACCGGACCTCTCCGCACGCGCTGAaggtgcacgcacacacacacacacacactcgccgaGCCTGTACCCGTTTACACTCCGCTCCACtctagggtgtgtgtgtgtgtgtgtgtgcacgcgcgcaGAATTCCCGCACGTACTCgctgtgtcggtgtgtgtgtgtgtgtgtgtgtgtcggtgtgacAGAACCGGGTCAGAAACACAGCTCGGGGTGTTATACACACGTCTCCACGGACACTGAgtgagtgtacacacacacacacacacacacacacacacacactcagtgtcAGTAGCTGATATTAACACTAACTATAAATACACGCGCACTCTGACCCTAAAACTGTCCATGAACACACACTCCACAAACAGAGGTGTGGAGTGTAAATAAACccgtgtgtgtgtcggtgtgtgtgtgtgtgtgtgtcggtgtgtgtgtgtgtgtgtttaaagccaCAACTTTTTTCAATCACTGTAGAAGCCCTGAAGTCAAATTTCCAGAAACTTCCTGATTTTAATCCTTTTGTTTGTTACAAAGTTCCGAGTCTCAGGCaacatcattgtgtgtgtgtgtgtgtgtgtgtgtgaaagagagaggatGTGACTAAGGGCGATGCAGATAtagtttttatacacacacacacacacctggtacGCGATGAGCGGTGGTAAAAAACGCAGCGGGTTCCAGATCACCAGCGTCACCTCTGATGTCGGAGAAAGCCCCGCCTCTACGATCCCCGTTAACGGGTCACCTCCACCGCTTGGTGACGGGACTCACGGTGACTCCACCCAAATCCGAGACCAGACCACACCCTCGTCTGTGTCACTCAATGGCCCTGCCTTTCTTCACACGGTGAGCCCCGCCCTTCTGACACAGCAGAGCTCCAGCCAACCATCGACGCCGGTCACTATGCGCAAACAGCGCTCGCTGGACCAGGCCGTCactgggggcggagcttcacGCTTCCGGGTGGTGCGACTCGGCCAGGGATTGGGCGAACCGTACAAACGTGGACGCTGGACCTGCGTGGACGTTACGGAGCGAGAACCGGAGTTACACGGGATACGGCGTGTGATGGACACCATGAGACACGCCCACTCGCTGGAATCTTTAGAGACTGTGGGACTAGGTGGGGCTGAAGGAGAGGGCGTCGTCACACTGAAGTCTCTAAAGGAGTTACGGGCGGGTCATATGGTCCACTCGCAGGGCTCCGCCCACCTGATGGCTCACAGCGGCCCACCTTCGCCCACACACACGGGCCGCGAGACACTCCTCCTGTCACCCCCGCTACAGTCTCCGACCACACCCCGCACCCGCAAGATACCCCCACCTCTGCACCTCAACATGGGAGGAGCGAACATAGTaagagctacacacacacacacacacacacacacacgtccacttttaaaaatggtttatgtcttgttgttttttttctaattagctCCGTGCTACACGCTCCCAACCCACCTCCCCCGGCCCCCCTACGGGTCGCGATGGTCCGTTCCACTCGTCACTCACGCCGATTCAGACGCCCTCAGCGCTCGCCCTGGCTCAGTCCATGTTTGGAGTGGGCGGAGCCTTCGGGCTGGTCACTGATGAAAGGTAAATctcattatattattttacactCAGCCATCAAAAGGCTTCTTTACATATAACACTTAACTGTGAGTTTTagaagaaaacattttaatagtgttttaaccaatcacacacactcacaggacAGCGCAAGATTTGTTAGCTCCgcccctgagtgtgtgtgtgtgcgcgcacgagCAATGGATCTGTGTAGAATCCAACAACACAAAGCAGAACTTTCTTTAAAACTCTTGAGGAACTTCTTCAGAACCCTTCAGGATTCTATAAGTCATGAACTTTGTACACAGTATTAAGAGATCATTTGTTTTGGCACCTTTTACCGATAAAATGTCACAGTAAGCATGTacaaacatgcatacacacacactcacacacactaacagaccaTTATGTAGGGCCACACCCCGGCGTGTATGAAACTGTtggacatgtgcagacattAACCTGTTACACCAATGTGAGCTTTACatccacctgtgtgtgtgtgtgtgtgagagtgttaaaTTCAGTACTGTTTGTGCAGCAATTTTAACAAAGCACATTGTCACAGAGCAGCTTCACAGAAAGATATAAAATCCAGAtgacttgtttatttataatatttattgatcAGCTTGTCATTAATGAGCGAGTGAGAGGAGGTGAGGGTGCTGAGGTAAAACTCCCTGAGAGGACATGAGGAGAACCTCGAGAGGAACCGGACCAGTCCT is from Clarias gariepinus isolate MV-2021 ecotype Netherlands chromosome 22, CGAR_prim_01v2, whole genome shotgun sequence and encodes:
- the mogat3a gene encoding 2-acylglycerol O-acyltransferase 2-A is translated as MKLEFAPLNIPLRRRAQTAAVLQWVFSFLALAQCCLAAFVLLCLSDWWILAAFYAGWLYLDRDTPTSGGRRSHWVRSWTVWKYFRDYFPISLEKTVDLDPKCNYLFGFHPHGVLVAGAFGNFCTEASRFSQLFPGLTPYLLMLPFWFRVPFFRDYIMYGGLVSSEKASMSYLLSRPGGGAAAVVAVGGAPESLEARPGALTLQLLQRKGFIKLALKHGAGLVPVFSFGENELFDQMENPVGSALRRVQDRLQRIMGVALPLFHARGVFQYSFGLLPYRKPIHTVVGRPIHVELNPSPTKQDIETLHQRYMEGLTELFEENKEKFGIDKDKHLEFI
- the LOC128510004 gene encoding TSC22 domain family protein 4-like isoform X2, which produces MSGGKKRSGFQITSVTSDVGESPASTIPVNGSPPPLGDGTHGDSTQIRDQTTPSSVSLNGPAFLHTVSPALLTQQSSSQPSTPVTMRKQRSLDQAVTGGGASRFRVVRLGQGLGEPYKRGRWTCVDVTEREPELHGIRRVMDTMRHAHSLESLETVGLGGAEGEGVVTLKSLKELRAGHMVHSQGSAHLMAHSGPPSPTHTGRETLLLSPPLQSPTTPRTRKIPPPLHLNMGGANILRATRSQPTSPGPPTGRDGPFHSSLTPIQTPSALALAQSMFGVGGAFGLVTDESGSSNSMIAIDNKIEQAMDLVKAHLMLAVREEVEVLREQIKELAERNAELERENYILRGLRENQ